The Ananas comosus cultivar F153 linkage group 7, ASM154086v1, whole genome shotgun sequence genome has a window encoding:
- the LOC109712712 gene encoding uncharacterized protein LOC109712712 isoform X2, with product MPLRLLFPLWMECWAEFMVVPSSGRVVPVDSASFWLIHSLRSRKWLGFILCDLVARPPRASISPPRASISPPRASISPPGSESSRSFSITIERPSGSEVEDDLKRGVSGAVPIPPDDAGKEEVINSLVANVEAMIKADRKITSLKQLQGHIWRTRFQNKELQGVVYDDVPEALRRWHANGIKIRYRVGSN from the exons ATGCCGCTCCGACTCCTATTCCCTCTCTGGATGGAGTGTTGGGCCGAGTTCATGGTCGTCCCTTCTTCCGGTCGCGTCGTTCCTGTTGACAGCGCTTCGTTTTGGCTTATTCATTCCCTCCGGTCGCGAAAATGGCTCGGATTCATCCTCTGTG ATTTGGTAGCGAGACCTCCGCGGGCTTCGATTTCACCTCCGCGGGCTTCGATTTCACCTCCGCGGGCTTCGATTTCACCTCCGGGAAGCGAATCGAGCAGAAGCTTCTCGATTACAATCGAGAGGCCGAGCGGTTCCGAg GTTGAGGACGACTTGAAGCGAGGGGTTTCGGGGGCAGTTCCAATTCCACCCGATGATGCTGGAAAAGAGGAAGTGATCAATTCCTTAGTCGCTAATGTCGAAGCCATGATCAAAGCAGATCGAAAAATCACATCACTTAAACAACTGCAG GGCCATATATGGAGGACAAGATTTCAGAACAAGGAACTGCAGGGGGTTGTTTATGATGATGTTCCTGAGGCTCTTAGAAGGTGGCATGCTAATGGAATAAAG ATCCGATATCGAGTAGGCTCCAATTAA
- the LOC109712712 gene encoding uncharacterized protein LOC109712712 isoform X3, which translates to MPLRLLFPLWMECWAEFMVVPSSGRVVPVDSASFWLIHSLRSRKWLGFILCDLVARPPRASISPPRASISPPRASISPPGSESSRSFSITIERPSGSEVEDDLKRGVSGAVPIPPDDAGKEEVINSLVANVEAMIKADRKITSLKQLQGHIWRTRFQNKELQGVVYDDVPEALRRWHANGIKPRR; encoded by the exons ATGCCGCTCCGACTCCTATTCCCTCTCTGGATGGAGTGTTGGGCCGAGTTCATGGTCGTCCCTTCTTCCGGTCGCGTCGTTCCTGTTGACAGCGCTTCGTTTTGGCTTATTCATTCCCTCCGGTCGCGAAAATGGCTCGGATTCATCCTCTGTG ATTTGGTAGCGAGACCTCCGCGGGCTTCGATTTCACCTCCGCGGGCTTCGATTTCACCTCCGCGGGCTTCGATTTCACCTCCGGGAAGCGAATCGAGCAGAAGCTTCTCGATTACAATCGAGAGGCCGAGCGGTTCCGAg GTTGAGGACGACTTGAAGCGAGGGGTTTCGGGGGCAGTTCCAATTCCACCCGATGATGCTGGAAAAGAGGAAGTGATCAATTCCTTAGTCGCTAATGTCGAAGCCATGATCAAAGCAGATCGAAAAATCACATCACTTAAACAACTGCAG GGCCATATATGGAGGACAAGATTTCAGAACAAGGAACTGCAGGGGGTTGTTTATGATGATGTTCCTGAGGCTCTTAGAAGGTGGCATGCTAATGGAATAAAG
- the LOC109712712 gene encoding uncharacterized protein LOC109712712 isoform X1, with product MPLRLLFPLWMECWAEFMVVPSSGRVVPVDSASFWLIHSLRSRKWLGFILCDLVARPPRASISPPRASISPPRASISPPGSESSRSFSITIERPSGSEVEDDLKRGVSGAVPIPPDDAGKEEVINSLVANVEAMIKADRKITSLKQLQGHIWRTRFQNKELQGVVYDDVPEALRRWHANGIKVTILVDLSDYISLWFYV from the exons ATGCCGCTCCGACTCCTATTCCCTCTCTGGATGGAGTGTTGGGCCGAGTTCATGGTCGTCCCTTCTTCCGGTCGCGTCGTTCCTGTTGACAGCGCTTCGTTTTGGCTTATTCATTCCCTCCGGTCGCGAAAATGGCTCGGATTCATCCTCTGTG ATTTGGTAGCGAGACCTCCGCGGGCTTCGATTTCACCTCCGCGGGCTTCGATTTCACCTCCGCGGGCTTCGATTTCACCTCCGGGAAGCGAATCGAGCAGAAGCTTCTCGATTACAATCGAGAGGCCGAGCGGTTCCGAg GTTGAGGACGACTTGAAGCGAGGGGTTTCGGGGGCAGTTCCAATTCCACCCGATGATGCTGGAAAAGAGGAAGTGATCAATTCCTTAGTCGCTAATGTCGAAGCCATGATCAAAGCAGATCGAAAAATCACATCACTTAAACAACTGCAG GGCCATATATGGAGGACAAGATTTCAGAACAAGGAACTGCAGGGGGTTGTTTATGATGATGTTCCTGAGGCTCTTAGAAGGTGGCATGCTAATGGAATAAAGGTAACTATTTTAGTTGATCTTAGTGATTATATATCTCTTTGGTTTTATGTATAA